A part of Pseudoliparis swirei isolate HS2019 ecotype Mariana Trench chromosome 8, NWPU_hadal_v1, whole genome shotgun sequence genomic DNA contains:
- the prmt5 gene encoding protein arginine N-methyltransferase 5, producing the protein MASGSTGSRVSCGRDLNCVPEVADTLAAVAKLGFDFLCMPLFHERFRREFELAPASSRSGAHTRSDLLLCGRDWNTLIVGKLSQWIDADSEIESERRNSEAALVQELNFSAYLGLPVFMIPLKGAHCANLARMLLNHIHTGHHTSNFWIRVPLMASDDMREDLIENEPVTGVDDTSVEEKTWSWWHSFRTLCDYNKRVCLAIEVGADMPSEAVIDKWLGEPIKAAILPTSIFLTNKKGFPVLSKAHQRLIFSLFKLEAQFVFTGTTRHTEKSFQSYLQYLEYLNQNRPAPNSYELFAKGYEDYLQSPLQPLMDNLESQTYEVFEKDPIKYSQYQQAVYKCLLDRVPQEQKDTNVQVLMVLGAGRGPLVNASLRAARQADRKLKVYAVEKNPNAVITLENWRFEEWGDQVTVVSCDMRDWAAPEKADIIVSELLGSFGDNELSPECLDGAQHFLKDDGVSIPSSYTSFLAPLSSSKLYNEVRGCRERDKDPESHFETPYVVRLHNFHQLAEPKACFTFKHPTTDMNNNRYQCLRFSVGCNTVLHGFAGYFETTLYKDVTLSIKPATHSPGMFSWFPILFPLKQPISISRNEDVAVRFWRCNNGKKVWYEWAVTEPSCSAIHNPAGRSYTIGL; encoded by the exons ATGGCGTCTGGCAGCACGGGGAGCAGGGTATCCTGCGGGAGAGACTTGAACTGCGTGCCGGAGGTAGCCGACACTTTGGCCGCGGTCGCCAAACTCGG GTTTGACTTCCTGTGCATGCCCCTGTTCCACGAGCGGTTCAGGAGGGAGTTCGAGTTGGCGCCCGCTAGCTCCCGGTCCGGCGCGCACACCCGATCAGACCTGCTGCTGTGTGGAAGAG ATTGGAATACTCTTATTGTTGGGAAGCTCTCTCAATGGATCGACGCAGATTCAGAGATCGAGTCCGAGCGCCGAAACTCGGAGGCT GCTCTGGTACAGGAGCTAAACTTCTCGGCCTACCTGGGTCTGCCCGTCTTCATGATCCCTCTGAAGGGCGCTCACTGTGCCAATCTAGCCCGTATGCTGCTGAACCACATCCACACTGGACACCACACCTCGAAT TTCTGGATACGTGTCCCGCTGATGGCGTCGGATGACATGCGGGAAGATCTAATCGAGAACGAACCGGTCACCGGCGTCGATGACACGAGCGTTGAAGAGAAGACCTGGAGCTG GTGGCACTCATTCAGAACCCTGTGTGACTACAACAAGAGGGTCTGTCTCG CTATTGAAGTCGGAGCAGACATGCCGTCAGAGGCGGTGATCGATAAGTGGCTCGGGGAGCCGATCAAAGCGGCCATACTTCCCACCAGCATCTTCCTCACTAATAAGAAGGGCTTCCCCGTTCTGTCCAAAGCACATCAGCGACTCATCTTCAGTCTTTTCAAG CTGGAGGCCCAGTTCGTCTTCACGGGCACCACGCGCCACACAGAGAAGAGCTTCCAGTCCTACCTGCAGTACCTGGAATACCTCAACCAGAACCGGCCCGCGCCCAATTCTTACGAGCTCTTCGCCAAGGGCTACGAGGACTACCTGCAGTCTCCCCTCCAG ccCCTCATGGACAATCTGGAGTCTCAGACATACGAAGTGTTTGAGAAGGATCCTATTAAATATTCACAGTACCAACAG GCTGTATATAAATGTCTACTTGACAGAGTTCCTCAAGAGCAGAAGGACACAAACGTCCA GGTGTTGATGGTGTTGGGAGCCGGTCGGGGGCCCCTGGTCAATGCGTCCCTGCGTGCTGCCAGACAGGCCGACAGGAAGCTGAAGGTGTACGCGGTGGAGAAGAATCCCAACGCTGTAATCAC GCTGGAGAATTGGCGCTTTGAGGAGTGGGGCGATCAGGTGACGGTGGTGTCGTGTGACATGCGCGACTGGGCGGCACCCGAGAAGGCCGACATCATCGTCAGCGAGCTGCTGGGGTCGTTCGGTGACAACGAACTCTCCCCCGAGTGCTTGGATGGAGCGCAGCACTTCCTCAAAG atGACGGAGTGAGCATCCCCTCTTCCTACACGTCCTTCCTGGctcccctgtcctcctccaagCTCTACAACGAGGTGCGGGGGTGCCGGGAGCGCGACAAGGACCCGGAGAGCCACTTTGAGACGCCCTACGTGGTGCGCCTCCATAACTTCCACCAGTTGGCGGAGCCCAAAGCGTGCTTCACCTTCAAACACCCCACGACAG ATATGAACAACAACCGGTACCAGTGCCTCCGATTCTCAGTGGGCTGTAACACCGTGCTGCACGGTTTTGCCGGCTACTTTGAGACCACTCTGTACAAAGACGTCACACTCA gtaTAAAACCGGCCACGCATTCACCTGGAATGTTCTCTTGGTTCCCCATCCTCTTCCCCCTCAAA CAACCCATCTCCATATCCCGGAACGAGGACGTCGCAGTGCGCTTCTGGCGCTGCAACAACGGGAAGAAGGTGTGGTACGAATGGGCCGTGACCGAGCCCTCCTGCTCCGCCATCCACAACCCAGCAGGACGCTCCTACACCATCGGcctgtga